A single region of the Microlunatus panaciterrae genome encodes:
- a CDS encoding GH1 family beta-glucosidase, whose translation MTQDLRTFRPDFVFGAATAAFQIEGAHHTDGRTDSIWDTFCRVPGAVLDGHDGAVACDHYHRYREDVALMAELGLDSYRFSTSWARIQPDGGPVNPRGLDFYSRLVDELLERDIKPWLTLYHWDLPQALEDRGGWTNRDTAYLFRDYALNVQQALGDRVQVWTTLNEPWCAAFLGYTAGVHAPGRQDKLAGLAAAHHLLLGHGLAVQALREQNEDLTLGLTLNFTVAKPLDANAPGDLEGVRRIDGQMNRFFLDPILRGRYPDDVLADVAGLGFEEYVHDGDLEIISTPIDVLGVNYYHGEAVSDQPPAQLADAQAETGRKTASPFPAAEGFHSHLQGLPRTGMGWEIQPDGLRELLVRLHSEYAAAMDLDLYVTENGAAFDDEVAADGVVHDASRTAFLKAHLNAVLDAIDDGVPVRGYFYWSLMDNFEWAWGYHKRFGIVAVDYATQRRTIKESGSEYARIIAARRLGHAAGPVPVDR comes from the coding sequence TTGACCCAAGATCTTCGAACCTTCAGGCCCGATTTCGTCTTCGGCGCCGCAACGGCCGCCTTCCAGATCGAGGGGGCACACCACACGGACGGCCGGACCGACTCGATCTGGGACACCTTCTGCCGGGTGCCGGGAGCGGTGCTCGACGGCCACGACGGCGCAGTGGCCTGCGACCACTACCACCGCTATCGCGAGGACGTGGCCCTGATGGCTGAGCTCGGTCTGGACAGCTACCGGTTCTCCACGTCCTGGGCCCGCATCCAGCCGGACGGGGGGCCGGTCAACCCCCGAGGGCTGGACTTCTATTCGCGGCTGGTGGATGAGCTGCTCGAACGCGACATCAAGCCCTGGCTGACGCTGTACCACTGGGACCTGCCGCAGGCGCTCGAGGACAGGGGCGGCTGGACCAACCGCGACACGGCCTATCTGTTCCGCGACTACGCGCTCAACGTGCAGCAGGCCCTCGGTGATCGGGTGCAGGTGTGGACCACGCTGAACGAGCCGTGGTGCGCGGCCTTCCTCGGCTACACCGCGGGTGTGCACGCCCCGGGACGTCAGGACAAGCTGGCGGGGCTGGCGGCGGCCCACCACCTGCTGCTGGGACACGGTCTGGCAGTGCAGGCGCTGCGGGAACAGAACGAGGACCTGACCCTGGGTCTCACCCTCAACTTCACCGTGGCCAAACCACTTGATGCCAATGCCCCGGGAGACCTCGAGGGCGTCCGTCGCATCGACGGTCAGATGAACCGGTTCTTCCTGGATCCCATCTTGCGCGGTCGCTACCCCGACGACGTCCTGGCCGACGTCGCCGGCCTTGGGTTCGAGGAGTACGTGCATGACGGCGACCTGGAGATCATCTCCACCCCGATCGACGTACTCGGTGTGAACTACTACCACGGTGAGGCTGTCAGCGACCAGCCGCCGGCGCAGCTGGCAGATGCGCAGGCGGAGACCGGACGAAAGACCGCATCACCGTTCCCGGCCGCAGAAGGGTTTCACTCCCATCTCCAGGGGTTGCCGCGGACCGGGATGGGTTGGGAGATCCAACCGGACGGACTGCGCGAGCTCCTGGTCCGACTGCACTCCGAGTATGCGGCGGCAATGGACCTGGACCTGTATGTCACTGAGAACGGCGCAGCCTTCGATGACGAGGTGGCTGCCGACGGAGTGGTCCACGACGCGTCACGTACTGCCTTCCTTAAGGCTCACCTCAACGCTGTGCTGGACGCGATCGACGACGGCGTACCGGTCCGCGGCTACTTCTACTGGTCACTGATGGACAACTTCGAGTGGGCCTGGGGCTACCACAAGCGCTTCGGCATCGTTGCAGTGGACTATGCCACGCAGCGGCGGACGATCAAGGAGAGTGGCAGCGAGTACGCCCGGATCATCGCCGCGCGACGCCTCGGTCACGCCGCCGGTCCAGTACCGGTCGATCGGTAA
- a CDS encoding UDP-N-acetylglucosamine 1-carboxyvinyltransferase, with protein MTDTYLDRIGGLIRDARKHRGLTQMQLANVLGTSQSAVHRIEAGNQNLSLDMVTRIAEALDSPIISVGAAGPQHLRVQGGAKLNGRIHVRSSKNAAVALLCASLVNRGRTLIRGIAKIEEVNRILEVLTSIGVKATWLNNDADLELIRPDELDLESMDVEAARRTRSVIMFLGPLLHNYSEFKLPYAGGCDLGQRTIEPHLQVLRRFGLSVVPTDGFYNCTVDESVEPVRPITLTERGDTVTENALLAAAQTPGLTVLRNASPNYMVQDLCVFLTRLGVQIDGIGTTTLRIRGIRNINTDVEFAPSEDPIEAMSLLTAAIVTGSELTIERVPIEFLEIELAVLEEMGLQFSLGEEYVAANGHTRLVDLTVRPSELRSPIDKIHPMPFPGLNIDNLPFFAVIAATAQGSTVIHDWVYENRAIYLTELNRLGARVQLLDPHRVIVEGPTRWRGQQVVCPPALRPAVCILLGMLAARGESVLRDVYVINRGYEDLANRLNALGANIEVFRD; from the coding sequence GTGACTGATACTTACCTTGATCGCATCGGCGGACTCATCCGTGACGCACGCAAGCACCGGGGCCTGACCCAGATGCAGCTGGCGAACGTCCTCGGAACGAGTCAGAGCGCGGTGCACCGGATCGAAGCAGGGAATCAGAACCTCAGCCTGGACATGGTGACCAGGATCGCCGAGGCCCTCGACAGCCCGATCATCTCGGTCGGTGCCGCCGGGCCGCAACACCTTCGCGTGCAGGGCGGCGCCAAGCTGAACGGCCGGATCCATGTCCGCTCCTCCAAGAACGCCGCCGTCGCACTGCTCTGCGCCAGCCTGGTCAACCGAGGTCGTACGCTCATCCGCGGCATCGCCAAGATCGAGGAGGTCAACCGGATCCTCGAGGTGCTCACCAGCATCGGGGTGAAGGCCACCTGGCTCAACAACGACGCCGATCTCGAGTTGATCCGCCCTGACGAGCTCGACCTGGAGTCGATGGACGTCGAGGCCGCTCGCCGCACCCGCAGCGTGATCATGTTCCTCGGGCCGCTGCTGCACAACTATTCGGAGTTCAAGCTCCCGTACGCCGGTGGCTGTGATCTTGGTCAGCGCACGATCGAGCCGCACCTGCAGGTGCTGCGACGCTTCGGCCTGTCGGTGGTGCCGACCGACGGTTTCTACAACTGCACCGTGGACGAGTCGGTCGAGCCGGTCCGGCCGATCACCCTGACCGAGCGCGGCGACACGGTGACCGAGAACGCCCTGCTGGCGGCCGCCCAGACGCCGGGCCTGACGGTGCTGCGCAACGCCAGCCCGAACTACATGGTGCAGGACCTCTGCGTGTTCCTCACCCGGCTCGGTGTCCAGATTGACGGAATCGGCACGACGACGCTGCGGATCCGCGGCATCAGGAACATCAACACCGATGTGGAGTTCGCTCCGTCGGAGGACCCGATCGAGGCCATGAGCCTGCTGACCGCGGCCATCGTGACGGGCTCGGAGCTGACCATCGAGCGAGTGCCGATCGAGTTTCTCGAGATCGAGCTGGCCGTCCTGGAGGAGATGGGACTCCAGTTCTCACTGGGCGAGGAGTACGTCGCCGCCAACGGGCATACCCGGCTGGTGGACCTGACCGTTCGCCCGTCCGAGCTCCGCTCCCCGATCGACAAGATCCACCCGATGCCATTCCCGGGACTCAACATCGACAACCTCCCGTTCTTCGCGGTGATCGCGGCCACGGCCCAGGGTTCGACGGTCATCCACGACTGGGTGTACGAGAACCGCGCCATCTACCTCACCGAGCTGAACCGGCTGGGCGCACGCGTGCAGCTGCTCGACCCGCACCGGGTGATCGTCGAGGGTCCGACCCGCTGGCGTGGTCAGCAGGTCGTCTGCCCGCCGGCGCTGCGTCCGGCTGTCTGCATCCTGCTGGGCATGCTGGCGGCCCGCGGCGAGTCGGTGCTGCGTGACGTCTATGTGATCAACCGGGGCTACGAGGACCTGGCGAACCGGCTGAACGCTCTCGGCGCCAACATCGAGGTGTTCCGGGACTGA
- a CDS encoding LacI family DNA-binding transcriptional regulator has translation MVAAEAGVSRSTVSRVVNGSPKVRPEVVDTVTAAIARLNYVPNRAARSLASRQTYALALLVPEDVARFFGDPYFASIVKGITARLEASDYVLNLLVASSDPTRKTRRYLQGGNVDGALVVSHHSADQDLLDLSRSMPLVFGGRPALPDLSDGYYVDVDNVAGATQATRHLVVRGRQRIATITGPPDMPAAIDRLEGWRRTVVEAGLAPDAIACGDFTRHTAALAMGELLDRFPDLDAVFVASDLMARGALETLAARGRRVPEDVAVVGFDDSPAAVSGQIRLTTVNQPSEQMGYAMADMVLDILAGREPEERLCIMPTELVIRDSA, from the coding sequence ATGGTGGCAGCCGAAGCCGGCGTGAGCAGGTCAACGGTCTCTCGGGTCGTCAACGGCTCCCCGAAGGTGCGACCGGAAGTGGTCGACACGGTCACGGCCGCCATCGCTCGGCTCAACTACGTACCCAACCGGGCGGCCCGTTCGCTGGCGAGCCGGCAGACGTACGCACTGGCGTTGCTGGTGCCGGAGGACGTCGCGCGCTTCTTCGGCGACCCATATTTCGCTTCGATCGTCAAAGGCATCACGGCCCGGCTGGAGGCGAGCGACTACGTCCTCAACCTGCTGGTCGCCAGCTCGGACCCCACCCGCAAGACCAGGCGGTATCTGCAGGGCGGCAACGTCGACGGCGCGCTCGTCGTGTCCCACCACTCCGCTGACCAAGACCTACTGGACCTCAGTCGTTCGATGCCGTTGGTCTTCGGTGGCAGGCCCGCCCTGCCCGACCTCAGTGACGGCTACTACGTCGATGTCGACAACGTGGCTGGGGCGACCCAGGCCACCCGCCACCTCGTTGTCCGAGGACGTCAACGGATCGCCACCATCACCGGTCCGCCGGACATGCCGGCAGCCATCGACCGGCTGGAGGGCTGGCGTCGAACCGTGGTCGAGGCCGGTCTCGCTCCCGACGCCATTGCCTGCGGCGACTTCACCAGGCATACCGCTGCACTGGCGATGGGCGAGCTGCTCGACCGGTTTCCCGATCTTGACGCTGTCTTTGTCGCCAGCGACCTGATGGCCCGGGGAGCGCTGGAGACGTTGGCTGCCCGGGGGCGGAGAGTCCCCGAGGACGTCGCCGTTGTGGGCTTCGACGACTCCCCTGCCGCCGTCTCCGGGCAGATCCGACTCACCACGGTCAACCAGCCGTCAGAGCAGATGGGCTATGCCATGGCCGACATGGTGCTCGACATCCTGGCCGGCCGCGAGCCCGAGGAGCGGCTCTGCATCATGCCGACAGAACTGGTCATCCGCGACTCCGCCTGA
- the lpdA gene encoding dihydrolipoyl dehydrogenase encodes MTAHFDVVVLGAGPGGYVAAIRAAQLGLKTAVVEDKYWGGVCLNVGCIPTKALLRNAELAHIFQKEAKTFGISGDVSFDFGSAHQRSRKVSDRMVKGVHFLMKKNKITEINGWGSFQDDKSIMVKTADGDSQVLTFDNCIVATGATTRLLPGTRLSERVVTYEEQIVTDNLPESIIIAGAGAIGVEFAYVMANYGVDVTLVEYLDRIVPLEDPEISAELTRAYKKLGITLRTSTKVEQIDDSGDKVKVTVSPAAGGASQVLEADKVLQAIGFAPRSEGYGLEKTGVKLSERGAIEIDEGMRTSVPHIFAIGDVTAKLMLAHTAEAQGVVAAETIAGAETMALNYDMIPRATYCQPQIGSFGYTEQQARDKGYDVKVGKFPFSANGKAHGLGDATGFVKVVADAKYGELLGAHLIGPDVTELLPELTLAQLWDLTAHEVARNVHAHPTLSEALKEAVEGVAGHMINL; translated from the coding sequence ATGACCGCACACTTTGATGTCGTAGTCCTGGGCGCCGGCCCGGGAGGGTATGTCGCCGCCATCCGGGCTGCCCAGCTCGGCCTGAAGACCGCCGTTGTCGAAGACAAGTACTGGGGTGGGGTGTGCCTCAACGTCGGCTGCATCCCGACGAAGGCTCTGCTCAGGAACGCCGAGCTGGCTCACATCTTCCAGAAGGAAGCCAAGACCTTCGGCATCAGCGGTGACGTCAGCTTCGACTTCGGCAGCGCACATCAGCGCAGCCGGAAGGTGTCGGACCGGATGGTCAAGGGTGTGCACTTCCTGATGAAGAAGAACAAGATCACCGAGATCAACGGCTGGGGGTCGTTCCAGGACGACAAGTCGATCATGGTCAAGACCGCCGACGGAGACAGCCAGGTGCTGACCTTCGACAACTGCATCGTCGCCACCGGTGCCACGACCAGGCTGTTGCCCGGCACCCGGCTGAGCGAGCGGGTGGTGACCTATGAGGAGCAGATCGTCACCGACAACCTGCCGGAGTCGATCATCATCGCTGGTGCCGGAGCCATCGGAGTCGAGTTCGCCTACGTGATGGCGAACTACGGCGTCGACGTCACCCTTGTCGAGTACCTCGACCGTATCGTTCCGCTCGAGGACCCGGAGATCTCCGCGGAGCTGACCAGGGCGTACAAGAAGCTGGGCATCACCTTGCGGACCTCGACCAAGGTGGAGCAGATCGACGACTCGGGCGACAAGGTCAAGGTCACCGTCAGCCCGGCCGCCGGTGGGGCGTCCCAGGTGCTCGAGGCCGACAAGGTCCTGCAGGCGATCGGCTTCGCGCCCCGCTCGGAGGGTTACGGTCTGGAGAAGACCGGGGTCAAGCTCAGCGAGCGTGGGGCGATCGAGATCGACGAGGGTATGCGCACCTCAGTGCCGCACATCTTCGCCATCGGCGACGTGACCGCAAAGTTGATGTTGGCGCACACCGCGGAAGCCCAGGGCGTGGTCGCGGCCGAGACGATCGCCGGAGCCGAGACGATGGCGCTCAACTACGACATGATTCCGCGGGCTACCTACTGCCAGCCTCAAATCGGCTCCTTCGGCTACACCGAACAGCAGGCGCGCGACAAGGGCTACGACGTCAAGGTCGGCAAGTTCCCGTTCAGCGCGAACGGTAAGGCTCACGGGCTGGGTGACGCGACCGGCTTCGTCAAGGTGGTCGCCGATGCCAAGTACGGCGAGCTGCTCGGTGCGCACCTGATCGGTCCCGACGTCACCGAGCTGCTGCCGGAGCTGACGCTGGCTCAACTGTGGGACCTGACCGCCCATGAGGTGGCACGCAACGTCCATGCCCACCCGACCCTCTCCGAAGCGCTGAAGGAAGCCGTCGAGGGCGTTGCCGGCCACATGATCAACCTCTGA
- a CDS encoding CBS domain-containing protein — protein sequence MHISQVLAAKGSAVIVIGREATVRELVALLEKHNLGAVVVSSDGKQVEGIVSERDVVRQLAAGPHILDSTVEEIMSTEVHTCTPKDSVNMLMSMMTEQRVRHIPVLDDDGALCGIVSIGDVVKSRIGELEFERDQLEGYVSR from the coding sequence ATGCACATCTCTCAAGTACTTGCTGCTAAAGGTTCAGCCGTCATCGTGATCGGTCGCGAGGCCACCGTCCGAGAGTTGGTGGCCCTGCTCGAGAAGCACAATCTCGGCGCTGTGGTGGTCTCCTCCGACGGGAAGCAGGTGGAGGGGATCGTCTCCGAGCGGGACGTGGTCCGTCAACTGGCGGCAGGCCCTCACATCCTCGACTCCACAGTCGAGGAGATCATGTCCACCGAGGTGCACACCTGCACACCCAAGGACTCGGTCAACATGCTGATGTCGATGATGACCGAGCAGCGCGTGCGGCACATCCCGGTGCTGGACGACGACGGTGCCCTGTGCGGCATCGTCAGCATCGGCGACGTGGTGAAGAGCCGGATCGGCGAGTTGGAGTTCGAACGCGACCAGCTGGAGGGCTACGTCTCGCGCTGA